The segment CGGGTCGACCTTGAGGGCGATGTCCGAGGTCATCATCATGAGCGGGTTCATCTGACCGGGCACGTGGGCGTCCGGGGTCTTCGGCGCGTTCGGGTCGGTGGGGGTCCACTGGAGAGCGCCGGCCGGGCTTTTCGTCTGCTCGTAGTCGTAGGCGAACAGGTTCTCGAGGTAGGTGTTGTCCCACTGCGTCGGGTTCGGCGTCCAGCTGCCCTCGATGCCGTTCGTCGAGGTGTTCTCTGCGTTGCCGCTGCCGACGGGGTTGTGCCAGCCGAGGCCCATCGATTCGATCGGGGCCAGCTCGGGCGAGGGTCCGATGTCGGAGGCGGGCACCTGGCCGTGGCTCTTGCCGAACGCGTGGCCACCGGCGATCAGCGCCACCGTCTCCTCGTCGTTCATCGCCATCCGCGTGAACGTGATGCGGATGTCGCGGGCCGAACCCATCGGGTCGCCGTTGGCGTAGGGCCCCTCGGGGTTGACGTAGATGAGTGCCTGGTGCGAGGCGGCCAGCGGGCTCTGCAGGTCGTAGTCCGCGTCGCCGTTCTGGCCGTGCCAGCGCTCGTCGCGGCTCACCATCTCGTCGGGGCTCTCGACGGCGTGGGGGTTCCAGACCTCGGGGCCCCACCACGTGCCGTCGTCGGGCTCCCACGCGTCGAGTCGTCCGCCGCCGAAGCCGTACGTCGGCAGGCCCATCAGTTCGAGGGAGCAGTTGCCGGTGAGGACCATCAGGTCGGCCCAGGACAGCGCGTTGCCGTACTTGTGCTTGATCGGCTGCAGGAGCCGGCGTGACTTGTCGGTGTTGCCGTTGTCCCACCAGCTGCCGATCGGTGCGAACCGCTGCATCGCGGTCCCCGCTCCACCGCGGCCGTCGGCGATGCGGTACGTGCCGGCCGCGTGCCAGGCCATACGGATCATCTGCGGGCCGTAGTTGCCGTAGTCGGCCGGCCACCAGTCGACGGAGGTGGTCAGCAGGGCCTTGATGTCTGCCTTGAGGGCTTCGAGGTCGATCGTGGCGAAGGCCGCCGCGTAGTCGAAGTCCGCGCCGAGCGGATCGGCGCCGACGCCGTTCCGGTGCAGGAGCTCGACCTTCAGCCGCTGCGGGTACCAGCTGTCGAGGCTCGGCGCCTGACCGAAGGTTCCGCCGAGGTGGTCACCACCGGCCGGCAGGTCGCCGGCCATGTGGAAGCTGCAGGTGTTCGTCTGGTCGTCCGTGCTCATCGATGCTCCTTGCGTGGTCGAGCTGGAAGGAAAAGCGACGGCGGAGTCCGACGGTGGTGTGGTGTGGTGCGGTTCGGCTCCGGCGCTCCCCTTAAGTACTACGCCCCAGCATCGTCGGGTCGACGGGGAGCAACATAGGAAGACCGTGATGAAGCGGGGAGAACGGGGGACGGCGTTCCCAGGATCGGCGTCACCGTCGCGACGGATCATGCTGCTTCGGCGTCGGACGCCCACCGGGCCGAGGAAGCGCGTACGCTCCGCGGCATGACCTACAGCCAGCCCGACCCAGCCGAAGAGACCACCGCCGACATCGAGCCTCAGCAGCCCGACACCGACCCGAACGAGAACGCCTCGAAGGGCGATGCCGAGACCCAGACCGACGTCCAGAGCGAGGACGTGCCCACCGGTCGCGACACGACCGACGACACCGAGGGCGGCGGAACGGCGTAGTCGACTTCTCCCTCGTTCCTGGCAGGGCGCCCATCCGCCCGCGCCTACCATCGTCCGAAAGCCGGGAGCAGTCGGCATCCGCTTTCGAGAAAGGAGCGACCATGTCGCTTGGAGACAAGGCAAAGGACGTCACCCAGAAGGTCGCCGGAAAGGCCGAGGAGTTCGTCGGGAAGAAGACCGACGACGCCGAGCTCACCGAGCAGGGCCGGTTCGACCAGGCCAAGAGCGAGGACCGTCTCGCGACGGAGCACGCCAAGGACGCCGCCGAGGGCAAGTAGCCTCGGCGCCCCCAGGATCACGGAAGGCCCCCTTCACCCGCGCGGGTGGCGGGGGTCTTCTCGTTCGATCGGCCCCGCGCCCGACGGCGCGGTTCGCGGCGCATCCGCTCCGGGCAAGGGGTTCGTGGCGAGGCTCAGGCTTCGCGGAGCCTCGTGATGCGCTCTCGGATCCTGCCGTCGAGATCCTCGAACTCATCGAGGATGTCCATCGCCGCGTAGGTCCGGCCCCGGACACGCTCGGTGACTGCCTCGACCACGTGATGCTCGGTGAGCGTCTCGACGGCACGGTAGGCGCTGCGCTCCGCGATGCCCGTCGCCGCGGCGAGCTGCTCGACCGTGAACACGGGCAGTGCCAGCAGCGCCGGCAGGATCCGGTCGGCCGCGCTCTCGGCGCGAGGTCTCAGCTGGTGGCGCCAGGCGTCCTCGTAGGCGCCGAAGGCGCGGGCGGTGCCTCGTGCCTCACGGGCGGCGACTTCGACGCTGAGAGCGAGGTCGGTGATGATGGGCAGAGCATCGCCCGAGCGGTACGAGGTCAGCAGGGAGAAGTAGTGCCCGGTGTCTGCGGCCAGGGCGCTGGCGACCGGAAGCACGGTGTGCGGCGTCACGCCTCGACGCCGGAGGATCGCACCGATCAGAGCGCGTCCGATGCGACCGTTGCCGTCCGTGAAAGGGTGGATGCTCTCGAAGTGAGCGTGCGCGATCGCCGCCTGCGTGATCGGCTCGACATCGTCACGGTTCGCGAAGGTGATGAGGTCGTCGAGGGAGCCGGCGACCGTCTCCGGCGGTGGCGGAACGTAGATCGCGTTCCTCGGCGAATGCGCGGAGCCGCCGATCCAGTTCTGCATGTCGCGCAGCCGGCCGGCGTAGCGCCGCTCCGCAGGATCGGGGTCGGTCCGCATCAGCGCCTCGTGCGCGGCCAGGATCTCCTCCATCCTGATCGAGTCGCTCGACGCGTCGATCAGCCGCGTGATCGCTGCTCCGGCTGCCACCATCGACGTGGCGGAGGTGTTCTCCTTCAGACCGCCGATCGCCCGGGCGAATGCGAGGGGTGTCGCCTCGACATGTTCGATCCGGCTCGACGCGACCGACTCCATCCTGATCAGGAATCCCGCCAGCGGGCTCAGGACACCGTCGGCCACACTCTCGAGATCGGTCGCCTCGAAGCGCGCTCGGGCGAGGTCGCGTTCCGATGCGGTGGGAGGAATGAGGGTCGCGATCATCGGCGGCAGGGACACCCGGACCTGGGTCAGCATCCGATCATCTCGGTTACCGCGACGCCCTGTGCTGACCCAGGGCACGATTCGCGTGTCGTGGGGTGGCCAGGTCAGCACGTCGTCTCCTCATGTCACTAGTGATGCCAATGTTGACACTTGGTGTCGATAAGTGTCAACACACGAACCATTTTCGCCATCGCCCACGCGGACGGCGGGAAGTCGTAGAGTTCGACCATGATCACGCGGGGGCGAAAATCGAGGCTGGCGAGGGTGGCAGTGGCCGCAGCCGCTCTGGCCGCAGCGCTGAGCGGCTGCACCGGCGACCAGAATCCGGGACTCCCGTCGGGCTTCCCCGCGACCGTGCCGTTGCACGAGGGCGCCGTCTCGAACGCGAAGACCCAGGGGGCCGGTGCGCAGCGGACGTGGTCGTTCGACGTGAAGGTGCCCGGGACGGCCCTCCAGGACATCGAGCACCAGCTCGACCAGGACCACTGGGAGTTCGAGATTACGCAGGCCGACGGTCTGGTCGACGCTCACCTGACCGCCGACGACGGCACCTACGTGATGGACCTCGCTGTCTCCGGCTCCGCCGGGCGTGCCCACTACGACGTCCGACGCGGCACGCAGCGGCTGGCGCCGCCCAAGTAGGCGTCGTCGGTCGTCGCTCTCCCGGCTGAGAGTATTCGGATCCAGGGTGTCGCCCGCGGTGCCCGACGGCTACATCGGCTCGGCCTCACGCAGGATCGAGACCGGCACCACCTCCGAGCACGGGTCCGCCTGCCGCTCTTCGTGCTCGATCTCGAAGAGGCATTCGCCGCAGGAGGCAGGGTCCGGACTCTCCGCCCAGCCCGGATGCTCGAGCCAGGGATGGTTGCAGGCGTCGCAGCCCCGCCGGAGAACCGCGCGTTGCCGCCGTCCCTCGGATCGAGTTCGTCCCACGACGTGCCTGTTCATCCAGTGGAGTGTACGTCGCGACACTCCTGCGGCGACTCTAGTCGCCGCTTCCACGGCCGTTTCCGGGAAGAATAGTCAGCTCCGTCGCCATGGCGAGATCGCCTCGAACGCCGTCGCGACGAACGTGGCCCGCAAGTCGTCTGCGTTTTCCGCCTCCAGGGTGATCGGAAGCGGGATTAAACCCGCGGTGTCGAGTTCCACAGGAAGGGCCACCTGCTCCGCATCGGCCGCGGCCGGTCCGGTCCCCGGCCGGTCGCTCCACCGCACGACGGTCTCCGCCCAGGACCGCTCGAGGAACGGCGCGGCCGCCGCCATCACCTGCGCCAGCGTGCAGAGGTAGAACTCCATGTCCTGCTCGAGGTTGAGAATGTCGTCCGGCGACCAGTCCCCCGTCGTGGCCGAAGAACGGCGCACGGAGCCCTCGAATCGAGAGCGGGTCTTCTCCGGATCGTCGTCGCCCTCGCTCAGCGGCCGGGCAGGATCGACGACCTCGGCCCACGCGCGGGCAGCCCCGTCGACGCTGCTGAGTTCGAGGCGTCCCGTGAAGGTGCCGTCGTGACGGAAGACCATCCGCTCGCGCACCCGGTCCAGCTGGTGATACGTCTCGAGCGAGACGAGCGGCGGCCACGGGAGGACGAAGACGTACGACTCGACGGCGGCCATGCCCCAGTGTGACGGATCGCACCGGCCGCGCGGTCAGCGCTCGCCGGGCATCCTGCCCCGAGCCGCAGCGCGCCGCCGCAGCACCGCGACCAGCCCGATCGCCGAGACGATCGCCCACACACCCTCGAGGAGCAGGAATCCCCACTGCTGCTCGAACACGGCATCGACCGCCAGGATGCCCGACCCCACCGTGTTCAGCACGAGGTACTTCACCGACCTGAGGTCGAGGACGCCCCACTGGGCCAGCGCGAAGCCGGCGAGAACGAGAAGCGAACCGATGATCTGCACGGCGATGCCCATGACGAACCTCCTGAAGCACCGTCGTCGCACCGGGTACGCTGCCGCTCGTCCGGAGGCCACCGGGTCCGCTGGCCGCTCACGACGTTAGCGATCCGGACTGCGCGGACTCTGTGCACGGCCCGGCACCGGGGGCGGCGGACGGGACGACGCCCGGCACCCGCCGCCAGACGCCCTGACGCCGGTCCATCACCGCCACCACGACCACGTGCGGCAGGGTCAGCGCGGAGATGAGCACGAGGTAGAGCCCGAGCAGCGAGCCCGCACTGGTGCCCGAGCGCGGCAGGACGACGAACAGGCCGATGAGCAGGGCCAGCGCTCCGAGGGTCAGGGGTGCCGCCTCGCGCGAGAAGCCGACGACGACCCGGCCGAACCGCCCGGCCTCGGCGGCGGGCCGGAGAGCGGGGTCGAGGAGCGCCAGGCGGACGACGTGCCGCAGCGAGTGCCACAGGGCGAAGTAGAGGCCGATCGCGAGCACCGGCGGCACGACGGCGAAGAACGCGGCGAGGAGCACCACCTCGCAGACCTCGCCGCGCACGAGGCGTCGGCCCTCGGCCGTGCCGCGGCTCAGGTGCGCCAGTGCTCCGAGGGCGATCACGCCGAGGAGCACCAGTGCTCCTGCGAGCCCGATGCGGAAGCCCGGCGAAAGCAGGATCGACGCCGCCGGCGCCCCCTGCCGACCGCCGACCGCGGTCGTGTCGCCTCTCACGCCGAGGTAGACGCTCGGGAACGCGACGAGCGGCACGAGCATCGGAAGGGCCCCGCGGAGCAGCAGGATGCCCCACCGGATGCCGCGCGAGATGGCGGGTCCGCCCCGCGCGAGCAGCACGAAGAGGTCGCCCTGGCCCCAGTGCAGCAGGGTGGTGGCGATGAACACGGCGAAGGCGACAGCGGGGGCGACGGCCCAGAGGGCGGCGACGGCGGCGCCGAGCACGAAGTAGAGCAGGACGACGAGGCCGATCGAGCGGGCGTCGGGGCGTCGGCCCGCGAGCCGCGCGGGCACGAGGTGGTCGAGGGCGCCGTGGGGCAGGCCGAGGATCACGAGTCCGAGGGCGAAGGGGGCGTACTGGAGGAGGGGCGAAATGCGCACTCCGGCGAGGCAGACGACGGTGACCACCAGGAGGACGGCGTCGACGGGCAGGAAGAGCCTCCTCCTGGCCGCGCGCCAGACGCCGGCGTCAGCGTCGGTGCCCACGACGACTCCTCGCGGCCAGCTCGCGGAACGCCGTCGCGAGGAACCAGCCCTTGGGCAGCGCCACGACGAGACGGAGGTGGTCGAGCACCGTGCTCTGTTCGGACAGGAAGCGGATCAGGGCGTCCGGCCGCACCCGCGCGAACATCAGGTGGAAGACGCGGGGACCGCGCTCGGGGTGCTCGGCGAGGAAGCGCAGGAAGATCGAGTCGAGCAGGGGGCGACGGGCGACGGTGTCCGCGGGGCCGTCGGAGCCGGCCGCGAGGGCTCGGGCCAGATCGCGACTGCTCCGCTGGATGCGCAGGAACGTGTAGCCGGTGCTCGGCCGGGTCGCTCCTGCGAGCGTCCCCAGCGTCGTGACGCCCGGTCGGGGTCGGCGCGCGAAGAGGTGGTCCGTCATCGGGATGCAGCCGCGCTCCTCGGAGACGATCTCGTACTCGTCGGGTCCGAGGCCGAAACGCTCTCGCAGGTGGTCGCTCAGGTTCCGGCGGTGGTCGTCGTCGGTCAGCGCAGGATCCGAGAGGGAGACGTCCTCCACCAGCGCCTCGAACGGCGACAGCGGCAGGACGTAGACGAAGCGGAGCCCCGCCGACTGGTCGACGTCGAAGTCCATCAGGGTGCACTCGCTCGGGTCGAACACGGGCCGCGAGGCGCGCAGGTGGAGGCCGACGAAGTGCTGAGGGAGCCACGTCGAGGTCTGGCGGGCCGCCTCGAGCTCCGCCGAGCCCGGGCGGAGACCCCGGCTGTCGACGACGCGCCGCGCCTCGATCGACCCGTCGCCGACGGAGATCGCGAGGTGGTCGCCCACCGTGGTGATGTCACCGGCGGCCGCCCCGAGCAAGATCTCGACCCGCCCCGACGCCGCCAGGGAGTCGAGGGCGAAGCGGTAGAAGTCGTTGGCCGACAGGCAGCGGTAGGGCGTCGCGCTCGCCGTGGCCCGCGCGGTTCCGTCCGTGCTCCTGACCGACCAGGTCTCCCACGTCGCCCGGGCCAGGTGCGTGAAGGGCGTCGGCTCGACGTCCCAGAAGCACCAGGTCCGGTCGTCCTCGTAGTCGGTGCGCGCGTCGACCAGCAGGATGCGGCCGGCGACTCCCTCGGACACGAGCGCGAGTCCGAGGGAGAGGCCGGCGCATCCGGCGCCGAGGATGACGACGTCGTAGACGCTGGCCGAGGCCGCGTCGATCCGGAGCGAGTCGGGGACGTCGACGACGGCCCCGCGGGGGAGCGGCGTGGGGATCAGGACCGCTCGGCGACGGGTCGGCGCTCCGCGAGGTGCTCCCGCTCCGCGAGCGAGGTCTCCGTCTCGGCGAACGTCCGGTCGTCGTCGTACGACTTGATCTTCGCGACCTGGAAGATGATCAGCGCGTAGACGGCCTTCGCGACGATGTCGGCGATCGAGTAGCCGACCTGCTTGTAGACCCAGGCGTCGGATCCTGCGATGTTGAGCAGCGGCAGGAGGTACGCGATCGGGTAGACGCCCCAGCTCAGCAGCAGGAGGAAGCGGAGTCGACCGAGCGTGCCGCGGACGCCCGCGGGCTGGTTCTCGAGCGACTTGCTGAGCTGCGTGAAGAGGACGAACAGGATGTAGGCGAACGGGATGGTCGACAGGATGCCGAAGATGCCGCGGATGCCGTTGTCGCCGCTGATCTCACCCGGGTAGCCGAGGGCGATCATGAGACCGGCCGCGGGGACGAGGCGGATGAGGAGCTTCGACTGCACCTTGCGGGCGAGGGCGAGCACGGCGACGAGCTCGACGAGAAGCAGCGGGACGGTGAGCAGCCAGTCGACGTAGCGGTAGCCCTCGTTGAACGAGGCCCCGACCGCCTGCGAGTAGGTGCCGGTGCCTCCGACGGACTTCGTCACGAACGCCGCCTTGAACGAGTCGAAGATGCGGAAGTAGTGGTAGGCCGCGATCCCGCAGACGATGATCGCCACCGTGATCGCCTGGCGGTAGCGAGCCAGGATGCGAGGAAGCGAGATCAGCAGGAACACCGCCGTGAAGAGCTGCGAGGCGATGACCAGCGACAGGAAGTTGTAGACGGTGTCGTATTGACCGTGGGAAAGCGATTCCGGAATCACGATGTCCTCCAGTGGACGGCGGATCGAGGCGGGATGTCTCGAAGACGGCGATAGTTGTTGAGAGGCTAAACCGTTCACGAAGTGAATGACAAGGTGGTCGTTGAAAAGTTGTCCGTGTACTATCTCGGCGTGAAGCAATCTGGGGTGGCTCCGACGACACGACGAGGCCCCCGATGACGCCCACAGACCCCGACCGGCACGTCCTGAACGGCTTCCCCGAGAAGGCCCTGGGCTTCTTCCGGGCGGTGGAGCGGAGTCGGCGCCGGGTCGCATCCGACCACGGCCTCTCGGAGATCGAACTCCGCGCGCTCTTCCGCATCGGCGCCGAGGGCACGATCACCCCCAAGGAGCTGGCCGACGACCTCGGTCTCACGAAGGGCGCCATCACCGGCGTCTCCACGCGACTCGTCGAGGCCGGTCACGTGAGGCGCGTCGACCACCCCCACGATCGGCGCCGCCTCCACCTGGCGCTCACGGAGGCAGGTCACGTGACGGTCGGGGCGATGCACGTGGAGTTCCGGGAGATGCTCTCGACGGCGGGCACAGAGCTCACGGATGCCGAGCTGGAGAGCGCCGGCGCGGTCCTGTCCGCGCTGAGCGCGCGCATCCTCGCGAATCCCTGAGCGCCGCCGGCGGTCGGCGGGTCGCCCCGCGTTCAGCGGGTCAGTCGTCGACCGCGCCCTCGAGCTCGAGCTGGCTCGACCGCCTCGCGGCCTCCTCCTCGGTGTGGTCGATGCCGCGGGAGAACACGAAGTAGAGGAGGCCCGCGACGACGAGTCCGACGACGAAGGAGAAGTCGGCCCCGCCGAGAGCCTCGGCGATCGGCCCCGTGAACAGGCCCGGGAGCGAGAAGAAGGGGATCATCGCGACGAAACCGACCCCGTAGGCGACGAGGCCGCGCCACGACCAGCGCCGGTAGATCCCGTGCGGGTTGAAGATCTCGGTGATGGCGTAGTGTCCGTGGCGCACGGCGTAGAAGTCGACGAGGTTGACGCTGGTCCACGGGATGAGGAAGTAGAGCATCAGCAGGACGAAGTTGTTGAAGCTGCCGAGGTAGTCGGCCGGGATGAGCAGGGCGACGACGACGGTCACGATCCCGACGACGGTCAGTCCGACGACGCGCGTGCGGACGGTCGCCTTCACGCTGCGGAACGCGTCGAGACCGCTCACGCTCGTCAGCATGGCGCCGTACGCGTTGACGCCCATGATCGAGATGAGGGCGAGCGTGGAGATGAGGATCACGATCGTGCCGAAGCCGGGGAACAGGTTGTCGCCCACCTGCTTGAGCGATCCGATCGCGTCGACCTTCGGGATGCGGGTGGCGAGGAGCGAGCCGAGCCCCATGAGCCAGACCGCGGATCCGGCCGCCCCCAGGTAGGTGAAGAAGATCAGCTTCGGAGCGGACGACTTCGGGGGGAGGTAGCGGGAGTAGTCGGAGACGTAGACGGCGTAGCTGATGTTGTAGCCGGCGGCGAGAGAGAACTGGACGAGGAAGGCCGTGAGATCGAAGCCCCCCGCGTGCCCCGCGGCGGGTGCCGGCAGGGTGGTGAACGCCAGGACGGTCGTGATCGCGAAGGCCGCGACGAGAAGGTAGGTCAGCCAGCGCTGGACGAAGTGGAGGAGGTCGTGTCCGACGACGGCGATGACGATCGACAGGGCCGTCAGCAGGGGGTACCAGATCCAGGTGACCCCGGGGAGCACGAGGCCGAGGCCCTGGGTCGCGAGGATCACGTCGAAGACCATGAAGCCGATGTAGACGAACACCGTCGCGAGGAAAGGCACGATCACCCCGCGACTGCCGAACTGGGCGCGCGACTGGATCATCTGGGGCAGGCCCATCCGCGGACCCTGGTTCGCGTGGAAGGCCATGAAGAAGGTTCCGAACAGGGCCCCGAGGACGATCGCGAGGAACGAGGATCCGGCCGAGAGCCCGAGCTCCGGGCCCAGGAAGCCGATCACCATCGTCGGCAGGACGAAGTTGCCCGTGAACCAGAACGGCGCCTGGTGCCAGACCTTGCCGCGGCGCTCCGACCACGGGACGTAGTCGATCGAGTGCTGCTCGATGACGGATCCGGCGGCGCTGCCGGAGGCGGGGGTGGAGGGGGACATCGACTTCTCCTCGTTCGCTTCGAGTGATCTTCTGGGAGTGGTCTGCTGGAAGGGGTCTGCTGGGGCGGCCGGATCAGCCGAACGCCGGGTAGCCGGGGGCGCTCGCGGGCCACGGCCGGGCGCTCTCCCACCGGGCCGCAACGTCGAGGAGGGCCAGGTCGGCCCACCGGGGAGCCGTCACCTGGAGGCCGAAGGGCATCCCGTCGTCGAGGGGACCGGCGGGGAGCGACACGGCGGGGAGGCCGGTGAGGTTCTGGACGGCGGTCGAGTACACCTCGGGGACGAGGAGACCTCCGGCATCGTCGCCGAGGCGGCCGTCCGCGGTGAGGCCGGTCACGGCGAGCGTGGGTGTCACGAGGACGGCGTCGTCCGCGAGCAGGGCGTCGAGCCGCGCCACGGTGTCGAACCGGCGGCGGCGCGCGGCGAGGTAGGCGTCGATGCCGATGCCGAGGCCGTACTCGAGGAACTCCCGCGCGCTCGGGTGGAGCGAGGCGGCGTCGCGTTCGATGCGCTCGCGACCGAGAGCTGCGACGTGCTCGGCGGCCGCGAGCACGAACCAGTCCTCGTCGGGACTCGCTCCGGGGAAGAAGTCTCCGGCGGCACGCTCCTCGATCGGGATCCCGAGTGTCGACGCCAGACGCTCCGCTCCCTCGTGGAAGGCCTCCGCCACGGCGGGGTCGAGCGGCCCGAGGTCATCGGTCCGCTCGGCCACGATCAGGCGGGACGGTGCGGGACGAGGTCGCAGGCGCTCGGGCGACGCGGTCGGATCGCCCGCGACCGGGCCGGCGACGACGTCGAGCAGGAGCCGCAGGTCGTCGACCGAGGTCGCCATCAGCCCGTCGGTCGACAGGTCGATCCAGTCGGGGACCGTGCGCCGTCCGATGACGCCGTTCGTCGGCTTGAAGCCGAGGAGCCCGGTCAGGCCGGCGGGGATCCGCACGGACCCTCCGCCGTCGGTCCCGGTGGCGATCGGGACGAGCCCCGCGGCGAGGGCCGCCGCCGACCCGCCGCTCGAGCCGCCGGGCGAGCGCTCCGGATTCCACGGGTTGCGCGTCGCCCCGGAGAGGAGGTTGTCGGTGAAGCCCTCGATGCAGAACTCGGGGACGTTCGTCTTGCCGATCGGGACGGCGCCGGCCCCGCGGATCCTGCCCGCCACGAGCCCGTCGCCCGTCGCGGGCGGGGCGCCCTCGAACCAGCGGGAGCCGTGCCGGGTCGGGAGGCCGCGGAGGTCGTCGTTGTCCTTGACGAGGAAGGGAAGACCCAGGAGCGGCCCGGAGGTCTCGCCGTGCGCGATCGCGTCGTCGAGGGCGTCGGCCTCGCGGCGGGCCTCCTCGGCGCGCAGGGCGACGACCGCTCCGAGAGCGGCGTGCTCCTCGATCCGGTCCAGGGCGCGCTCGACCAGGTCGCGGGCCGTGACCCGTCCGGCGCGCACATCGGAGGAGAGCCGTCGGAGGAGGCCGGGCGGGGCTGCGGGGGACGTCGTCGTCACGGGGCGGTGCCTCTCAGCTCCGGGGCACCATCGAGGTGAGCAGCTCGTACGCGACGTGGGACGCCGCGATGCCGGTGAGCTGCGCGTGGTCGTAGGCCGGGGCGACCTCGACGACGTCGGCACCGACGATCCGGTGCTCGCGGAGGGCGCGCAGGAACTCGAGGAGTTCGCGGCTCGTCAATCCGCCGGCCTCGGGCGTACCGGTGCCGGGAGCGTGCGCCGGGTCGAGGACGTCGATGTCGACGGACACGTACACGGGGCGGTCGCCGAGGCGGGCGTGCAGGCGGTCGATCGCGGCCGCGAGCCCCGTGCGTTCGATCTCGTGGGACGCGATGATCGAGAAGCCGAGTCGCGAGTCGTCCTCGAGGTCGCCGCGGTCGTAGAGCGGCCCGCGGATGCCGACGTGCAGGCTCGCCGTGAGGTCGATCAGCCCCTCCTCGGAGGCGCGTCGGAACGGCGTGCCGTGGGTGACGGGAGCGTCGAAGTAGGTGTCCCACGTGTCGAGGTGCGCGTCGAAGTGAACGACGGCCACCGGCCCGTGGTGCTTGGCCACGCTGCGGAGCAGGGGGAGCGCGATCGTGTGGTCGCCGCCGATCGTGAGGAGCCTCGTGCCCCCGGCGGTCAGCTCGTCGGCGCGCGCCTCGATCTCGGCGACGGCCTCGTCGATGCTGAACGGGTTCACGGCGATGTCGCCCGCGTCGGCGACCTGGAGCTCGGCGAAGGGCGAGACGTCCTGCACGGGGTTGTAGGGGCGCAGGAGCCGCGACGACTCCCGCACGTGCGCCGGCCCGAACCGCGCGCCCGGCCGGTAGCTCACGCCGCTGTCGAACGGGATGCCCACGACCGCGATGTCGGCCCGCTCGACCTGGTCGAGCCGGGGCAACAGGGCGAAGGTCGCGATCCCTGCGTACCGCGGACTCGTGCTGGAGTCTCTCGGGCCCACCGTCATCGCGTCCTCCTTCGGCTGCGTCCTCGATCGGAGACGTTACCGTGTTGTTGTTTCTCAGGCAACAAATGTTTTCTGACCGGGACCGACGCGGCGCCACGGCCACGCCGCCTAGACTCGGGCGTCATGCGAGCCGTGCCTCCCTCCCCGCAGACCGGACCCATCTCGCTCGGCCCGAAACTCCGAGCCACGCGGCTCGCCCAGGGGCTGACGATGGCGCAGCTCGCCGAGGCGACGGGGCTCACGAAGGGCTTCATCAGCAGGATCGAGCGCGACGAGACCTCGCCCAGCGTCGCGACGCTCGTCACCCTCTGCCAGGTCCTCTCCCTGCCGGTCGGCTCCCTGTTCGAGCCTCCGGAGCACGAGGTCGTCCGGCTGGAGGACGCCCCCCGCATCAACTTCGGCGGCACGCTCGCGGACGAGCGGCTCCTGACGCCGCGGTCGGAGTCGGGCATCCAGCTCCTGCGATCCGTCCTCTCGGCGGGCGCGAGCGGCGGTGCCGATTTCTACACGATCACCTGCGAGGTGGAGGTGCTCCACGTTCTCGACGGGGGCATCACCGTGAAGTTCCCGCATCACGACGTCGAGCTCGGGGCGGGCGACTCGCTGACGATCGGCGGCCGGGAGCCGCACACCTGGGTGAACGCGACCGGCGCTCGCAGCGAGGTCCTCTGGGCGATCGTGCCCGCGGCGTGGAGCGGTTCGGCCTGAGTCGCCGCCCCGCGGCGCGACCTCAGGCGCCGGTGCGCCGCGGTCCCGGTGCGTGACGCTCGGCCCGCTGCCGAGTGAGGTGCATCAGCACGAGGCCGAGCCCGACCAGCAGGATCAGCGCCCCGCCGAGCAGGATCGCGCCCGTCCCGGTGCTGCCGGTGAAGGCCAGCGCTCCGATGACGGGGGCCGCGGCCGAGGCCACGATCGCCGCGACGACGGACGGGTAGATCACGGTGACGAGTGCCCGGACGGTGACGGCGTCGGTATCGGTGACGCGGTAGCCGATGGACGCGGTGCCGTGGAAGTTGTGCTCCGGCGTGAA is part of the Frondihabitans sp. 762G35 genome and harbors:
- a CDS encoding lycopene cyclase family protein, yielding MSEGVAGRILLVDARTDYEDDRTWCFWDVEPTPFTHLARATWETWSVRSTDGTARATASATPYRCLSANDFYRFALDSLAASGRVEILLGAAAGDITTVGDHLAISVGDGSIEARRVVDSRGLRPGSAELEAARQTSTWLPQHFVGLHLRASRPVFDPSECTLMDFDVDQSAGLRFVYVLPLSPFEALVEDVSLSDPALTDDDHRRNLSDHLRERFGLGPDEYEIVSEERGCIPMTDHLFARRPRPGVTTLGTLAGATRPSTGYTFLRIQRSSRDLARALAAGSDGPADTVARRPLLDSIFLRFLAEHPERGPRVFHLMFARVRPDALIRFLSEQSTVLDHLRLVVALPKGWFLATAFRELAARSRRGHRR
- a CDS encoding bacteriorhodopsin, whose translation is MIPESLSHGQYDTVYNFLSLVIASQLFTAVFLLISLPRILARYRQAITVAIIVCGIAAYHYFRIFDSFKAAFVTKSVGGTGTYSQAVGASFNEGYRYVDWLLTVPLLLVELVAVLALARKVQSKLLIRLVPAAGLMIALGYPGEISGDNGIRGIFGILSTIPFAYILFVLFTQLSKSLENQPAGVRGTLGRLRFLLLLSWGVYPIAYLLPLLNIAGSDAWVYKQVGYSIADIVAKAVYALIIFQVAKIKSYDDDRTFAETETSLAEREHLAERRPVAERS
- a CDS encoding MarR family winged helix-turn-helix transcriptional regulator produces the protein MTPTDPDRHVLNGFPEKALGFFRAVERSRRRVASDHGLSEIELRALFRIGAEGTITPKELADDLGLTKGAITGVSTRLVEAGHVRRVDHPHDRRRLHLALTEAGHVTVGAMHVEFREMLSTAGTELTDAELESAGAVLSALSARILANP
- a CDS encoding purine-cytosine permease family protein, with the translated sequence MSPSTPASGSAAGSVIEQHSIDYVPWSERRGKVWHQAPFWFTGNFVLPTMVIGFLGPELGLSAGSSFLAIVLGALFGTFFMAFHANQGPRMGLPQMIQSRAQFGSRGVIVPFLATVFVYIGFMVFDVILATQGLGLVLPGVTWIWYPLLTALSIVIAVVGHDLLHFVQRWLTYLLVAAFAITTVLAFTTLPAPAAGHAGGFDLTAFLVQFSLAAGYNISYAVYVSDYSRYLPPKSSAPKLIFFTYLGAAGSAVWLMGLGSLLATRIPKVDAIGSLKQVGDNLFPGFGTIVILISTLALISIMGVNAYGAMLTSVSGLDAFRSVKATVRTRVVGLTVVGIVTVVVALLIPADYLGSFNNFVLLMLYFLIPWTSVNLVDFYAVRHGHYAITEIFNPHGIYRRWSWRGLVAYGVGFVAMIPFFSLPGLFTGPIAEALGGADFSFVVGLVVAGLLYFVFSRGIDHTEEEAARRSSQLELEGAVDD
- a CDS encoding amidase, with the protein product MTTTSPAAPPGLLRRLSSDVRAGRVTARDLVERALDRIEEHAALGAVVALRAEEARREADALDDAIAHGETSGPLLGLPFLVKDNDDLRGLPTRHGSRWFEGAPPATGDGLVAGRIRGAGAVPIGKTNVPEFCIEGFTDNLLSGATRNPWNPERSPGGSSGGSAAALAAGLVPIATGTDGGGSVRIPAGLTGLLGFKPTNGVIGRRTVPDWIDLSTDGLMATSVDDLRLLLDVVAGPVAGDPTASPERLRPRPAPSRLIVAERTDDLGPLDPAVAEAFHEGAERLASTLGIPIEERAAGDFFPGASPDEDWFVLAAAEHVAALGRERIERDAASLHPSAREFLEYGLGIGIDAYLAARRRRFDTVARLDALLADDAVLVTPTLAVTGLTADGRLGDDAGGLLVPEVYSTAVQNLTGLPAVSLPAGPLDDGMPFGLQVTAPRWADLALLDVAARWESARPWPASAPGYPAFG